The Bactrocera tryoni isolate S06 unplaced genomic scaffold, CSIRO_BtryS06_freeze2 scaffold_227, whole genome shotgun sequence genome contains a region encoding:
- the LOC120780198 gene encoding uncharacterized protein LOC120780198 yields the protein MIVRPIITYGAVAWATKAAQSSVIQRLSKLQRLACGCASGAMRTCPTVALEVILELTPLHQVIRQAANHTMLLMSAEGCGRGKLMSSRQMDALAESTPLVLLPKDGTTKKINFKRNFQVTLGSKTEWSDSTLEKLLEDSTIQWYTDGSKTPEGIGAGIAGPRTKLSIPMGCFPSIFQAEVFAIGRCAEVNLSRNYRNQRIAILSDSQAALKAISSYEIKSLLVEECIERLNRLPLCNRVHPIWVPGHKGIEGNEKADELARAAAASKVMGPEPYLAVGSHTFKELLRTDERTERERHWQQASGMRHAKLLLGVLKSSQIAMSHDGFDLNMQD from the exons ATGATAGTAAGGCCTATTATCACCTATGGAGCGGTGGCTTGGGCCACTAAAGCCGCTCAGTCTTCGGTGATCCAGAGACTGTCAAAGCTGCAAAGACTTGCCTGTGGCTGTGCTTCGGGGGCAATGCGCACATGCCCCACTGTGGCACTGGAAGTCATActggagctcacaccgctgcacCAGGTGATAAGACAAGCAGCAAACCACaccatgctgctaatgtcagcAGAAGGCTGCGGTAGAGGAAAGTTAATGTCCTCCAGACAGATGGACGCACTAGCGGAAAGCACACCGCTGGTCCTCCTCCCAAAGGACGGCACaacgaagaaaataaacttcaaaagGAATTTCCAAGTTACTCTCGGCAGCAAGACGGAGTGGAGCGATTCCACGCTGGAAAAACTGCTGGAAGACAGTACCATCCAGTGGTACACCGATGGCTCAAAAACACCGGAAGGTATTGGGGCAGGTATTGCGGGACCGCGTACTAAGCTGTCCATACCAATGGGCTGCTTCCCAAGTATCTTCCAGGCTGAAGTTTTTGCCATAGGTCGGTGCGCTGAAGTCAACCTcagccgcaactatcgcaaccagcgtatAGCTATTCTCAGtgatagccaagcggcactaAAGGCGATTTCATCatatgagatcaaatcgcttttagtCGAGGAATGCATAGAGAGGCTAAACCGCCTGCCCTTGTGCAACCGGGTGCACCCAATTTGGGTGCCAGGGCACAAAGGAATAGAAGGTAACGAGAAGGCCGACGAACTGGCCCGCGCTGCGGCAGCGTCCAAGGTGATGGGACCAGAACCATACCTAGCGGTAGGATCCCACACttttaaggagctgctccgcacggaTGAAAGAACGGAGAGAGAACGGCATTGGCAACAGGCATCAGGCATGCGCCACGCCAAACTGCTACTAGGGG TATTAAAGTCAAGTCAGATCGCTATGTCTCATGATGGCTTTGACTTAAATATGCAGGACTGA